A genomic region of Stenotrophomonas sp. NA06056 contains the following coding sequences:
- a CDS encoding LpxL/LpxP family Kdo(2)-lipid IV(A) lauroyl/palmitoleoyl acyltransferase codes for MSDATTAVRPSLRDPRNWPMFAVMFTAFGIARLPWMLQRALGRGVGSIAWRLAGSRRHAAEVNLKLCFPEKDEAWRKRLVRDSFDALGVGIFECARSWWGSIDSIRPQVHIEGLEHLKQMQAEGRGVLLVSGHFMTLEMCGRLLCDHVDLSGMYRKHKNPVYEWAVKFGRLRYAKAMYANEDIRSTVRHLKKGGFLWYAPDQDMRGKDTVFVPFFGHTASTITATHQLARMTGCAVIPYFHRREGGKYFLKIGAPLENFPSEDVEADTARVNQAIEQMVREAPDQYLWIHRRFKRQPGGRSDFYK; via the coding sequence ATGTCCGATGCCACCACCGCCGTCCGTCCGTCGCTGCGTGATCCACGCAACTGGCCGATGTTTGCCGTCATGTTCACTGCCTTCGGGATCGCCCGGCTGCCGTGGATGCTGCAGCGCGCGCTCGGCCGCGGGGTCGGCTCGATCGCCTGGCGCCTGGCCGGCAGCCGCCGCCACGCTGCCGAGGTCAACCTCAAGCTGTGCTTCCCCGAGAAGGACGAGGCCTGGCGCAAGCGCCTGGTGCGCGACAGCTTCGATGCGCTGGGCGTAGGCATCTTCGAATGCGCGCGCTCGTGGTGGGGCAGCATCGACAGCATCCGCCCGCAGGTGCATATCGAAGGACTGGAACACCTCAAGCAGATGCAGGCTGAAGGCCGCGGCGTGCTGCTGGTCTCGGGCCACTTCATGACCCTGGAGATGTGCGGCCGCCTGCTGTGCGACCACGTCGACCTGTCCGGCATGTACCGCAAGCACAAAAACCCGGTGTACGAGTGGGCGGTGAAGTTCGGCCGCCTGCGCTACGCCAAAGCCATGTACGCCAACGAGGACATCCGTTCGACGGTGCGCCACCTGAAGAAGGGCGGCTTCCTCTGGTACGCGCCCGACCAGGACATGCGTGGCAAGGACACCGTGTTCGTGCCGTTCTTCGGCCACACCGCATCCACCATCACCGCGACCCACCAGCTGGCGCGGATGACCGGTTGTGCGGTCATTCCCTACTTCCATCGCCGCGAAGGCGGGAAGTACTTCCTGAAGATCGGTGCGCCGCTGGAGAATTTCCCCAGCGAAGACGTCGAGGCCGATACCGCGCGGGTCAACCAGGCCATCGAACAGATGGTGCGCGAGGCGCCGGACCAGTACCTGTGGATCCATCGCCGCTTCAAGCGCCAGCCGGGCGGGCGGAGCGATTTCTACAAGTGA
- a CDS encoding GH92 family glycosyl hydrolase gives MTLSDPRRALLPLALALACATTATPVLAQGLQTSFEPGEPAPANANGALSVNVGSGPGAPYAAKRSVGYSGLHALHYSARGGHARRELFKTDLPIDADATLSWLVLPEIVGKDTVASTYVSLDLLLDDGSRVSGSGARDQHGVALSAQAQGDSKTLYPQQWARKAVRLGDVPALKGRRVIAIELEVASADGAPVSGWIDDVRLDVQPRHAPQRVSDWVLTTRGTQANGTFSRGNNFPATAVPHGFNFWTPVTDAGALNWLYRWNEQNDARNRPQLQALALSHQPSPWMGDRQTFQVMPSATHGTPEADRSKRALSFDRAQESARPYRYDVRFDNGIAASIAPTDHAALFRFDFPAGGDANLLFDNVDSRGGLTLDAATQTLSGYTDTRSGLSNGATRMYVVASFDKPWRSSGQINTGRPTGYIKFDAGSEQRVTMRIATSLISVEQARHNLALEIAAADTLDSVAGRAQDAWDARLARFDIGNASDDQKTTLYSSLYRLYLYPNSGHENAGTAAAPDWRYASQASAADDNTDGSATRSFAAVRDGKVFVNNGFWDTFRTTWPAYALFTPEDAGQLVQGFIEQYRAGGWIARWSSPGYADLMVGTSSDVAFADAWLKGIGGFNPEEAYAAALKNATVVPPDRHVGRKGMERSTFRGYASADVHEGMSWTMEGALNDFGIANMADALAKRATTPSARERYATEADYFRYRAASYATMFDPAAGFFQGRKADGSWRLDAKDYDPRVWGHDYTESNGWTFAFTAAHDGEGLAALYGGRDKLAAKLDTFFATPETADAAFAGSYGGTIHEMTEARDVRMGMYAHSNQPAHHIPWMYLYAGQPWKTQQHVREILSRLYVGSEIGQGYPGDEDNGETSAWYVLASLGLYPLRMGAPEYAIGSPAFQHARVELQGGAVLTVNAAQNSRENVYVQSLKINGKPWTKTWVPHEVIAKGATLDFVMGPQPSRWGSGIDDVPRSLTARGQRPQLLHDLLGNGAQAALADGRALPALIDDDATTAVPLGAGATIALSHVGDGVPTMYTLTSGDGAIRGGEWTLEARTGNGRWVTLDQRRGEEFTSARQTRPFRIASPSRYAEYRLRLAAPGRLQLAEIELLAPSPLQ, from the coding sequence ATGACCCTGTCCGATCCGCGCCGCGCCCTGCTTCCGCTCGCCCTGGCCCTGGCCTGTGCGACCACTGCGACACCGGTGCTGGCGCAAGGGCTGCAGACCTCCTTCGAGCCGGGCGAGCCTGCACCGGCCAACGCCAATGGCGCGCTGTCCGTCAACGTCGGCAGCGGCCCCGGCGCGCCGTACGCGGCCAAGCGCAGCGTCGGCTACAGCGGCCTGCATGCCTTGCACTACAGCGCCCGCGGCGGCCACGCACGCCGCGAACTGTTCAAGACCGATCTGCCCATCGATGCCGACGCCACGCTGTCCTGGCTGGTACTGCCGGAGATCGTCGGCAAGGACACCGTGGCCTCCACCTATGTCTCGCTGGACCTGCTGCTGGACGATGGCAGCCGCGTATCTGGCAGCGGCGCGCGCGACCAGCACGGCGTGGCGTTGAGCGCACAGGCCCAGGGCGACTCGAAGACGCTGTACCCGCAGCAGTGGGCGCGCAAGGCGGTGCGCCTGGGCGATGTGCCTGCGTTGAAGGGCCGCCGCGTGATCGCCATCGAGCTTGAGGTGGCCAGCGCCGATGGCGCCCCTGTGTCGGGCTGGATCGACGACGTGCGCCTGGATGTGCAGCCACGGCATGCACCACAGCGTGTCTCCGACTGGGTACTCACCACCCGCGGAACCCAGGCCAACGGCACCTTTTCTCGCGGCAACAACTTCCCGGCCACCGCTGTACCGCACGGCTTCAACTTCTGGACGCCAGTGACCGATGCCGGCGCACTGAACTGGCTGTACCGCTGGAACGAGCAGAACGATGCCAGGAACCGGCCGCAGCTGCAGGCACTTGCCCTGAGCCACCAGCCCAGCCCGTGGATGGGTGACCGCCAGACCTTCCAGGTGATGCCCTCGGCCACGCACGGCACGCCCGAAGCGGATCGCAGCAAGCGGGCGTTGTCCTTCGACCGTGCACAGGAAAGCGCGCGCCCGTACCGCTACGACGTGCGCTTCGACAACGGTATCGCCGCGTCCATCGCCCCCACCGACCACGCCGCGCTGTTCCGCTTCGATTTCCCGGCAGGTGGCGACGCCAACCTGCTGTTCGACAACGTCGATTCGCGCGGTGGGCTGACCCTCGACGCCGCCACGCAGACGTTGTCCGGCTACACCGATACCCGTAGCGGCCTGTCCAACGGCGCCACCCGCATGTATGTGGTGGCCAGCTTCGACAAGCCGTGGCGCAGCAGCGGCCAGATCAACACCGGCCGCCCGACCGGCTACATCAAGTTCGACGCAGGCAGCGAGCAACGGGTGACGATGCGCATCGCCACCTCTCTGATCTCCGTCGAGCAGGCGCGCCACAACCTGGCGCTGGAAATCGCCGCGGCCGATACGCTGGACAGCGTGGCCGGGCGTGCACAGGATGCGTGGGATGCACGCCTGGCCCGCTTCGACATCGGCAATGCCAGCGACGACCAGAAGACCACGCTGTATTCCAGCCTGTACCGGTTGTACCTGTACCCCAATTCCGGCCATGAGAACGCGGGCACTGCCGCCGCGCCCGATTGGCGCTATGCCAGCCAGGCCAGCGCCGCCGATGACAATACCGACGGCAGCGCGACGCGCAGCTTCGCAGCGGTGCGCGACGGCAAGGTCTTCGTCAACAACGGCTTCTGGGACACGTTCCGCACCACCTGGCCAGCGTATGCGCTGTTCACCCCGGAAGATGCCGGGCAGCTGGTACAGGGCTTCATCGAGCAGTACCGCGCCGGTGGCTGGATCGCGCGCTGGTCCTCGCCCGGCTACGCGGACCTGATGGTCGGCACCAGCTCGGACGTGGCCTTCGCCGATGCGTGGCTGAAGGGCATCGGTGGCTTCAATCCCGAAGAGGCCTATGCCGCAGCGCTGAAGAACGCCACGGTGGTACCACCAGACCGTCACGTCGGTCGCAAGGGCATGGAGCGTTCGACGTTCCGCGGCTATGCCAGCGCCGACGTGCATGAAGGCATGTCGTGGACGATGGAAGGTGCGCTCAATGACTTCGGCATCGCCAACATGGCCGATGCACTGGCCAAGCGTGCAACGACGCCGTCCGCACGCGAACGCTACGCCACCGAAGCCGACTACTTCCGCTACCGCGCCGCCAGCTACGCGACGATGTTCGATCCGGCGGCCGGCTTCTTCCAGGGCCGCAAGGCCGATGGCAGCTGGCGCCTGGATGCCAAGGATTACGACCCGCGCGTGTGGGGCCACGACTACACCGAATCCAATGGCTGGACGTTCGCCTTCACCGCCGCGCACGATGGCGAAGGCCTGGCCGCGCTGTACGGTGGCCGCGACAAGCTGGCCGCCAAGCTCGACACCTTCTTCGCCACGCCGGAAACCGCCGACGCCGCGTTCGCCGGCTCCTACGGCGGCACCATCCACGAGATGACCGAAGCGCGCGATGTGCGCATGGGCATGTACGCGCACAGCAACCAGCCGGCACACCACATCCCGTGGATGTACCTGTATGCCGGGCAGCCGTGGAAGACCCAGCAGCATGTGCGCGAGATCCTGTCGCGGCTATATGTCGGCAGCGAGATCGGCCAGGGCTATCCGGGCGACGAGGACAACGGTGAAACCTCGGCCTGGTACGTGCTGGCGTCGCTGGGCCTGTATCCGCTGCGCATGGGCGCGCCGGAGTACGCGATTGGTTCGCCCGCGTTCCAGCATGCCCGTGTCGAGCTGCAGGGTGGCGCGGTGTTGACCGTCAATGCGGCGCAGAATTCGCGCGAGAACGTCTACGTGCAGTCGCTGAAGATCAACGGCAAGCCGTGGACGAAGACCTGGGTGCCGCACGAGGTGATCGCCAAGGGCGCGACCCTGGACTTCGTGATGGGCCCGCAGCCGTCGCGCTGGGGGAGCGGCATCGATGATGTGCCCCGCTCGCTGACCGCGCGTGGCCAGCGCCCTCAGCTGCTGCATGATCTGCTCGGCAACGGCGCACAGGCGGCACTGGCCGATGGCCGTGCCCTGCCCGCGCTGATCGACGACGATGCCACCACGGCCGTGCCACTGGGCGCCGGTGCGACCATCGCGCTGAGCCATGTGGGCGATGGCGTACCGACGATGTACACGCTGACCAGCGGTGATGGCGCTATCCGTGGCGGCGAGTGGACGCTGGAAGCACGTACCGGCAACGGGCGCTGGGTAACGCTGGACCAGCGACGCGGAGAGGAATTCACCTCGGCCCGACAGACCCGCCCATTCCGTATCGCTTCGCCCTCACGCTATGCCGAGTACCGTCTGCGCCTGGCTGCGCCGGGGCGCCTGCAGCTGGCCGAGATCGAACTGCTGGCGCCTTCCCCCCTACAATGA
- a CDS encoding transposase: MASPRLRYGRYSRTGNVYSLTTTTRGREPFFSDAGNVAMLVDALRFVERRGVSHSLAWVVMPDHLHWLMELRKGTLAECMALLKSRSSRLLNRQLGRKGALWQHGYHDHAVRTDESLHEKAMYILGNPVRAGLAGELGEYPHAWCRWPL, from the coding sequence ATGGCCAGCCCCAGACTCCGATACGGTCGCTATTCCCGCACAGGCAATGTCTATTCCCTGACCACGACAACACGTGGCCGGGAGCCCTTCTTCTCCGACGCAGGCAACGTCGCAATGCTGGTGGACGCATTGCGCTTCGTCGAACGCAGGGGCGTCAGCCACAGCCTAGCCTGGGTGGTGATGCCCGACCACCTGCATTGGCTGATGGAACTGCGGAAGGGAACGCTGGCCGAGTGCATGGCGCTGCTCAAGTCACGCAGCAGTCGGTTGCTGAACCGGCAACTGGGACGGAAGGGGGCGCTCTGGCAGCACGGCTATCACGACCATGCGGTGCGCACCGATGAATCCCTTCATGAGAAGGCGATGTACATCCTGGGCAATCCGGTGCGGGCCGGATTGGCCGGTGAGTTGGGGGAGTACCCGCATGCGTGGTGTCGTTGGCCGTTGTAG
- a CDS encoding O-antigen ligase family protein translates to MPTSLADAAPTLRDERAGRWAPWWVLAYVALWPLPGIAETVLGLGALYAAARMVIRRMQHRPHLLSPAAWALTSILFLGYWLPQAFSAFDAVDPSASWTKAAAGLRYLPFMWLVAIAVATPQRRRLTLGGLAVITGLWTLDALVQALAGTSPWFWSLQQIKLAISGHALCPADEAALADRLSGVLGPCNLKFGQVLASLSPFLLLPVARRFGNAGWLLAAAAVGVVLLLAGSRASWITFGLVVVYSGVRQLGWKRLGLLALVGVLSAGALTASVPQLRERVARTAMAWGGGEDGVEQALSGRTRIWSAAACMIEAHPINGVGARGFRDAYPDCVADEGPAVWGATPALHAHQIVLEILAETGVLGLLLWLAAAAQAWRAWRFAPAAARERARPAMLALAVTVFPLNTHLAFYSAFWGGLTVLLAALFVGTLLAREPDDLPGAA, encoded by the coding sequence ATGCCGACCTCGCTGGCTGACGCCGCGCCGACCCTGCGCGACGAGCGCGCGGGACGCTGGGCGCCCTGGTGGGTGCTGGCCTACGTTGCGTTGTGGCCGCTGCCAGGCATCGCCGAAACGGTGCTGGGCCTGGGAGCGTTGTACGCCGCCGCACGCATGGTCATCCGCCGGATGCAGCATCGACCGCATCTGCTGAGCCCGGCAGCGTGGGCGCTGACATCGATTCTTTTCCTTGGTTACTGGCTGCCGCAGGCGTTCTCGGCGTTCGATGCGGTTGACCCATCGGCGTCGTGGACCAAGGCGGCGGCCGGGCTGCGCTATCTGCCTTTCATGTGGCTGGTGGCGATCGCCGTGGCCACGCCACAGCGGCGGCGTTTGACGCTGGGTGGGTTGGCGGTGATCACCGGCCTGTGGACGCTCGACGCGCTGGTGCAGGCACTGGCAGGTACCAGCCCATGGTTCTGGTCGCTGCAGCAGATCAAGCTGGCCATCAGCGGCCACGCGCTGTGCCCGGCTGACGAAGCCGCATTGGCAGATCGTCTCAGCGGAGTGCTTGGGCCGTGCAACTTGAAGTTCGGCCAGGTACTGGCGAGTCTTTCGCCGTTCCTGCTGTTGCCGGTGGCACGTCGCTTCGGCAACGCGGGCTGGTTGCTGGCCGCTGCGGCGGTCGGTGTGGTGCTGCTGCTGGCTGGCTCCCGTGCCTCATGGATCACCTTCGGCCTGGTGGTTGTCTACAGTGGCGTGCGCCAACTGGGATGGAAGCGGCTGGGGCTGCTCGCGCTGGTGGGTGTTCTCTCGGCAGGTGCACTGACCGCCAGCGTGCCGCAGTTGCGGGAGCGTGTTGCGCGCACGGCAATGGCCTGGGGTGGAGGTGAGGATGGCGTCGAACAGGCACTGTCCGGTCGTACCCGCATCTGGAGTGCGGCGGCCTGCATGATCGAAGCGCATCCGATCAATGGCGTCGGTGCACGTGGCTTCCGCGATGCCTATCCCGACTGCGTCGCTGACGAGGGGCCGGCAGTGTGGGGTGCGACGCCGGCGCTGCACGCGCATCAGATCGTGCTGGAGATTCTTGCCGAGACCGGGGTGCTGGGGCTGTTGCTGTGGCTGGCGGCGGCGGCACAGGCATGGCGGGCATGGCGTTTCGCGCCGGCAGCGGCGCGCGAGCGTGCACGACCGGCGATGCTGGCGTTGGCGGTTACTGTGTTCCCGCTCAATACCCACCTGGCGTTCTATTCCGCGTTCTGGGGCGGCCTGACCGTGCTGCTGGCCGCGCTGTTCGTCGGCACGTTGCTGGCGCGCGAACCGGACGATCTGCCGGGCGCCGCGTAG
- the waaA gene encoding lipid IV(A) 3-deoxy-D-manno-octulosonic acid transferase, whose protein sequence is MRKDPVEWILRGLYSAVLYLLLPITVYHLVWRGFRVREYFRRWDERYASYPQPSGQPRVWLHAVSVGEVNAAAPLVNALREQRPDIRWVITTITPTGSERVRALWGDALDHVYLPYDVPGSVNRFLGHFQPSLALILETELWPNMLFGCRDRRIPVYILNARLSARSLRGYRVLAALIRRALRTVTCVAAQSQDDAARFVQLGAAQEQVQALGNLKFDIATPDVQPFIEQFHAHVPATRPVWIAASTHDGEEQAVIDLHRRLRQQHPDLLLLWAPRHPERFPKVEALAREQGWSVATRRAQQWPVAGSDVFVIDTLGELMPFYGCAQVAFVGGSLQAIGGHNLLEPAAMGTAAVTGPHLHNFAEISRRMREAGALLIGEDVQAVGDLLLHLLDDAQAREDMARAGCTLVSNGRGALQRTLQLVAPHLPPPLA, encoded by the coding sequence ATGCGTAAAGACCCTGTCGAATGGATCCTGCGTGGCCTGTACTCGGCCGTGCTGTACCTCCTGCTGCCGATCACCGTGTACCACCTGGTCTGGCGCGGTTTCCGGGTCCGTGAATACTTCCGGCGCTGGGATGAACGCTATGCGTCCTATCCGCAGCCGAGCGGCCAGCCGCGGGTCTGGCTGCACGCGGTCTCGGTGGGCGAGGTCAACGCCGCTGCGCCGCTGGTCAATGCGCTGCGTGAGCAGCGGCCGGACATCCGCTGGGTCATCACCACCATCACCCCGACCGGCTCGGAACGGGTGCGCGCGCTGTGGGGCGATGCGCTGGACCACGTGTACCTGCCCTATGACGTGCCCGGCAGCGTCAACCGCTTCCTCGGGCACTTCCAGCCCAGCCTGGCGCTGATCCTGGAAACCGAGCTGTGGCCGAACATGCTGTTCGGTTGCCGCGACCGTCGCATTCCGGTCTACATCCTCAATGCGCGCCTGTCGGCCCGGTCGCTGCGCGGCTACCGCGTGCTGGCGGCGTTGATCCGGCGTGCGCTGCGCACGGTCACCTGCGTGGCCGCACAATCGCAGGATGACGCCGCGCGGTTCGTGCAGTTGGGCGCGGCACAGGAACAGGTGCAGGCGTTGGGCAACCTGAAGTTCGACATCGCCACGCCGGACGTGCAGCCGTTCATCGAACAGTTCCACGCCCACGTACCGGCCACGCGTCCGGTGTGGATCGCGGCCAGTACGCATGACGGCGAAGAGCAGGCGGTGATCGACCTGCACCGCCGTCTGCGCCAGCAGCATCCGGACCTGCTGCTGTTGTGGGCGCCGCGGCATCCCGAGCGCTTCCCCAAGGTGGAGGCGCTGGCCCGCGAGCAGGGCTGGAGCGTAGCGACGCGGCGCGCGCAGCAGTGGCCAGTGGCCGGCAGCGATGTCTTCGTCATCGATACGTTGGGCGAACTGATGCCGTTCTACGGCTGCGCCCAGGTCGCCTTCGTCGGTGGCAGCCTGCAGGCCATCGGCGGCCACAACCTGCTGGAGCCTGCGGCAATGGGCACTGCAGCGGTGACCGGCCCGCACCTGCACAACTTCGCCGAAATCTCGCGGCGCATGCGTGAAGCCGGCGCACTGCTGATCGGTGAGGACGTTCAGGCGGTGGGTGATCTGCTGCTGCACCTGCTCGACGACGCGCAGGCGCGTGAGGACATGGCCCGCGCGGGTTGCACGCTGGTCAGCAAT
- a CDS encoding zinc-finger domain-containing protein: MSHTATAPANAEKRYTVHRSDLPLSCPTPEMALWNSHPRVYLPIEDEPNGQAQCAYCGAVFVLAD, encoded by the coding sequence ATGAGCCATACCGCCACCGCGCCCGCCAACGCCGAAAAGCGCTACACCGTGCACCGCAGCGATCTGCCGCTGAGCTGCCCGACCCCGGAAATGGCGCTGTGGAACTCGCATCCGCGGGTGTACCTGCCGATCGAAGACGAACCCAACGGGCAAGCGCAGTGTGCTTACTGCGGCGCCGTGTTCGTGCTGGCCGACTAA
- a CDS encoding glycosyltransferase, which yields MRRLTVVQLLPALHSGGVERSTLEIAAALVAAGHRALVVSAGGRLVPALLDSGAEHLTLDIGRKSLLTLRHLPTLRRLFTEVGADIVHARSRLPAWLGLYAIRAMQPAQRPHWVTTVHGLNSPGRYSAVMTSGERVICVSNSVRDYVQAHYPTVARDRLQVIPRGVDVSQFPRVARADRRPRLALAADYPWLAQVDGPLLLLPGRGTRLKGHTHALRLLADVRTAGVPAQLWMLGTDELGREAYVAELRKQADVLGVTDAVHISTPTARIAQAYAASDLVLQLSDKPEAFGRTVVEALSVGRPVLGWDHGGVGELLQQLQPSGAVPLGNAQLLGERALALLAQPPSLPGRIPFTLQAMQRDTLRLYADLAG from the coding sequence ATGCGCCGATTGACCGTGGTGCAGTTGCTGCCGGCGCTGCACTCCGGCGGTGTCGAGCGCTCGACCCTTGAAATCGCTGCGGCCCTGGTCGCTGCCGGCCATCGTGCGCTGGTGGTCTCGGCCGGTGGTCGCCTGGTGCCAGCGCTGCTCGACAGCGGTGCCGAGCACCTGACCCTGGATATCGGCCGCAAGTCGCTGCTGACGCTGCGCCATCTGCCTACCCTGCGCCGCCTGTTCACCGAAGTGGGCGCCGACATCGTCCATGCCCGCTCGCGCCTGCCGGCGTGGCTGGGGCTGTATGCGATCCGTGCGATGCAGCCGGCGCAGCGCCCGCATTGGGTCACCACCGTGCATGGGCTGAATTCGCCCGGCCGCTACAGCGCGGTGATGACGAGCGGCGAACGCGTGATCTGCGTATCCAACAGCGTGCGCGACTATGTGCAGGCGCATTACCCGACGGTGGCCCGTGACAGGCTGCAGGTGATCCCGCGTGGCGTGGACGTCAGCCAGTTCCCACGTGTGGCCCGTGCCGATCGGCGGCCGCGGCTGGCGCTGGCGGCGGACTACCCGTGGCTGGCCCAGGTCGATGGACCGCTGTTGCTGTTGCCCGGTCGTGGCACGCGGTTGAAAGGCCACACCCACGCACTGCGCCTGCTGGCCGATGTCCGCACAGCGGGCGTGCCGGCACAGCTGTGGATGCTGGGCACCGACGAGCTTGGCCGCGAAGCCTATGTGGCAGAGCTGCGCAAACAGGCAGACGTGCTTGGCGTGACCGATGCCGTGCACATCAGCACGCCGACCGCACGTATTGCCCAGGCGTACGCCGCCAGCGATCTGGTGCTGCAGCTGTCTGACAAGCCTGAAGCCTTCGGCCGTACCGTGGTCGAAGCGTTGTCGGTCGGCAGGCCGGTGCTGGGTTGGGACCACGGTGGCGTCGGTGAACTGCTGCAGCAGCTGCAGCCCAGTGGTGCAGTGCCGCTGGGCAATGCGCAGCTGCTGGGTGAACGTGCGCTGGCCTTGCTGGCACAGCCGCCGTCACTGCCGGGCCGTATCCCGTTTACCCTGCAGGCCATGCAGCGCGATACCCTCCGCCTCTATGCCGACCTCGCTGGCTGA